A genomic segment from Triticum dicoccoides isolate Atlit2015 ecotype Zavitan chromosome 1A, WEW_v2.0, whole genome shotgun sequence encodes:
- the LOC119270330 gene encoding reactive oxygen species modulator 1-like: MARSDSCLARIGAGVAIGGAVGGAVGAVYGTYAAIRLRVPGLLKIRHIGQATVGSAAVFGLFLGAGSLIHCGKNY, from the exons ATGGCGAGGAGCGATAGCTGCTTGGCGCGCATCGGCGCCGGAGTCGCCATCGGCGGCGCGGTCGGCGGAGCCGTCG GTGCTGTGTATGGGACTTATGCCGCTATCAGATTGAGG GTCCCTGGGCTGCTGAAGATCAGACACATCGGACAGGCCACTGTTGGCAGCGCTGCGGTATTCGGGCTTTTCCTGGGAGCTGGGAGCTTGATACATTGTGGGAAAAATTACTAG
- the LOC119270338 gene encoding CDT1-like protein a, chloroplastic, whose product MVEGKSVQVDVEKGLNQMPNDSNSTSPATMQKMKPDMDDSGRRTESPTPEKPESGREEIVVSSLATNLLSERYKDRLAEKLLGNEDETDDEDDNEFALPDGSQSPVSNELLEKHKNLLTLFNRMESSIRLLRLRKKMTTFTNIATQVEVLTKRKFLYSHLAQMKHLFPEAIQINRILLHDQKSLCMYADMEITLLKDAVECSNPQESPAIAICEAFRSKLLCFLGSHHKDIDVPEATLPEPFNLREGLYLDALHNGHSAEGVLEFSSENGFSNASHFPQSFQKLMSQKSITKVTEKTRLLSDPVEVTSLGADDTGGPDRSSNKHVSVPVSTNISDTPSRRLISFCENSTPKQGISNSPSMAETPAMQTPKRPLPTLVAKHETSSRPGSEPRSTNSARRSLIMFSPSKFDESPSDHGPDTSKLDKDGVTSKLHKDGVTSITEPEVTTGKCLFPEEAFTFTVENDNKTNQVSSMNSQEKLDSLRVTFDIVCGISGSTKNSLITKQELFHNILANNLEIEETGEIEEQLHILEDLSPDWISKELRGGEILYSIKQITDQKSVRERLTEVI is encoded by the exons ATGGTCGAGGGGAAAAGTGTTCAAGTTGACGTCGAGAAAGGACTTAATCAAATGCCTAATGATAGCAATTCAACTAGCCCTGCAACTATGCAGAAGATGAAACCTGATATGGATGATTCTGGGAGAAGAACTGAATCACCAACTCCAGAGAAGCCTGAGTCTGGAAGGGAGGAGATTGTTGTCAGCTCATTGGCAACTAATTTACTTTCAGAGAGGTACAAGGACAGATTAGCTGAGAAGCTGTTGGGAAATGAGGATGAAACAGACGATGAAGATGATAATGAATTTGCTTTGCCTGATGGCAGCCAATCTCCAGTTTCAAATGAACTTCTTGAGAA ACACAAGAATTTGCTTACTCTTTTCAACCGGATGGAGAGTTCTATAAGGTTGCTGCGCCTGAGGAAGAAGATGACTACATTTACCAACATTGCAACCCAGGTGGAAGTACTCACTAAGAG AAAGTTCTTGTACTCTCATTTGGCCCAGATGAAGCATTTATTCCCAGAAGCAATCCAGATAAATAGGATACTCTTGCATGATCAGAAAAGCCTATGCATGTATGCTGACATGGAAATTACACTTCTGAAGGACGCTGTGGAATGTAGTAATCCTCAAGAGTCTCCAGCCATTGCAATTTGTGAGGCTTTTCGCTCAAAGCTTTTATGCTTCTTGGGATCTCATCATAAG GATATCGATGTTCCTGAGGCCACACTACCAGAACCCTTTAATTTAAGGGAGGGGCTATATCTTGATGCACTGCATAATGGCCATTCTGCTGAAGGAGTTCTTGAATTTTCCTCGGAAAATGGATTTTCAAATGCTTCTCACTTCCCACAATCTTTTCAAAAACTTATGTCCCAGAAGAGTATTACTAAAGTTACTGAAAAGACTCGACTACTTTCTGATCCAGTAGAAGTGACCTCCCTGGGTGCTGATGATACCGGAGGTCCAGATAGAAGCTCTAACAAGCATGTCTCGGTTCCAGTCAGTACCAATATTTCTGATACTCCAAGCCGCCGTTTGATCTCTTTCTGTGAAAACAGTACACCAAAGCAAGGCATCTCAAATTCACCATCGATGGCTGAAACACCGGCAATGCAGACACCAAAAAGGCCATTGCCCACTCTAGTTGCGAAACATGAAACCTCAAGTAGACCTGGCTCTGAACCACGATCTACCAATTCAGCCCGCAGATCACTAATAATGTTCTCACCATCAAAGTTTGATGAAAGCCCTTCTGATCATGGTCCTGACACTTCAAAACTTGACAAGGATGGGGTGACTTCAAAACTTCACAAGGATGGGGTGACTTCTATCACAGAACCTGAGGTTACAACTGGAAAATGCCTTTTCCCAGAAGAAGCATTTACTTTTACCGTG GAAAATGATAACAAAACCAATCAAGTATCCTCAATGAATTCCCAGGAAAAGCTAGATTCTTTACGTGTCACATTCGACATAGTCTGTGGTATCTCTGGATCAACCAAGAATTCACTAATCACTAAACAGGAACTCTTTCACAATATTCTTGCTAATAACTTGGAGATAGAAGAGACAG GAGAGATAGAAGAACAGTTGCATATCTTAGAAGATCTCTCTCCTGATTGGATATCAAAGGAGCTACGTGGTGGAGAAATTCTTTACAG CATTAAGCAAATAACAGATCAGAAGTCAGTTCGGGAAAGACTCACAGAAGTCATTTGA
- the LOC119270347 gene encoding UPF0415 protein C7orf25 homolog, giving the protein MAEPPAAACPTELELARARCRALHDRLAASPSLPRHPALRSLLRLVAAELRFLASSSHPDPARPLSSNLPHLAALHLLLTHPAVRSPSRLSPLPGVDFACAFRSRPAWVLLSARNPSGFQWVPRKGLSSRVAAVLDAARSAPPATRPEKLLLAFARGVGADIVFGLADEFRAVEVDLLAEFVGEAEDDKEEDGWVSVSFHPNEEIRRFRAFEIEVVDGGGEVLLPPPLREVEEGSGDQLEGCLFADFLGKMRMNSMEMVNLDTTALIAIVSGISNGGVGKLMGAPEAETRARFKCNYKFVMDQAQSELQSPIFVELGKAVDGKKCIICEAVNSEFNEIVSMCGGPEEKTRASQLLKQLIIVPDSPSARMMDLPTTRKLAMKNKVVFGTGDRWRAPTLTANMGFVRAVSQSGMPLLTIEHRPRALIGL; this is encoded by the exons ATGGCCGAgcctcccgccgccgcctgccCCACCGAGCTGGAGCTCGCGCGGGCGCGGTGCCGCGCGCTGCACGATCGCCTCGCCGCGTCGCCCTCCCTGCCGCGCCACCCCGCTCTGCGCtccctcctccgcctcgtcgcggccGAGCTGCGGTTCCTTGCCTCGAGTAGCCACCCCGACCCCGCCAGGCCGCTCTCCTCCAACCTGCCCCACCTCGCggcgctccacctcctcctcacccACCCCGCCGTGCGCTCGCCGTCCCGCCTCTCGCCCCTCCCGGGCGTGGACTTCGCCTGCGCCTTCCGCTCCCGACCCGCGTGGGTGCTCCTCTCCGCGCGCAACCCTTCGGGTTTCCAGTGGGTCCCGCGCAAGGGCCTCAGCTCCCGCGTCGCGGCCGTGCTGGATGCCGCGCGCTCCGCTCCGCCGGCAACCCGCCCCGAGAAGCTGCTACTCGCCTTCGCCCGTGGCGTCGGCGCGGACATCGTGTTCGGGCTCGCCGATGAGTTCAGGGCCGTGGAGGTCGACTTGCTAGCGGAATTCGTTGGCGAGGCCGAGGACGACAAGGAGGAAGACGGCTGGGTTAGCGTCAGCTTCCACCCCAATGAGGAGATAAGGCGCTTTAGGGCGTTCGAGATTGAAGTGGTGGATGGTGGTGGTGAAGTATTGTTACCGCCACCGCTCCGGGAGGTGGAGGAGGGGAGCGGTGACCAATTGGAGGGTTGTTTgtttgctgacttcttggggaagATGAGGATGAACTCCATGGAGATGGTGAATCTAGACACAACGGCTCTTATTGCGATAGTATCAGGTATCAGCAATGGCGGGGTGGGGAAGCTGATGGGTGCACCGGAGGCGGAGACCAGGGCCAGGTTCAAGTGCAACTACAAGTTCGTCATGGATCAG GCGCAATCCGAGCTCCAGTCTCCAATATTTGTTGAGCTGGGGAAAGCAGTGGACGGAAAGAAGTGTATCATATGTGAAGCGGTTAACTCAGAGTTCAACGAAATTGTTTCAATGTGTGGTGGGCCAGAGGAGAAAACCAGAGCAAGTCAATTACTGAAACAACTTAT AATTGTGCCAGACAGTCCTTCAGCACGTATGATGGATCTTCCAACAACAAGGAAGCTTGCCATGAAGAACAAGGTTGTTTTTGGTACAGGTGACCGCTGGCGTGCTCCCACTTTGACTGCTAACATGGGGTTCGTACGAGCTGTTTCACAGTCTGGTATGCCTTTGTTGACCATTGAGCACAGACCTCGTGCCCTGATCGGCTTGTGA